The uncultured Fibrobacter sp. sequence CGATGGTGTCGCCATCCTTGAACTTCCTTTTTCCCCTTCCTTGCCCTGCTTCATCTGTTCTTCGTTCACAATGTCGAGCATTTCCAAGAAGGACATGTCCGGAGAAACATCGTTGATCTTGACAGTTTCGAACTGTCCCTTGGTCTTGGCATCCTTCTGACGCCAAATCTTCAAAGTCAAATTCAGTCCGCCGCCGCTGACGCGGCATTTTCTTTTGTGCGTTCCCCACTGGCATGGGTCGGGCTATATTCTGGGGGCAATCGGCTGCGCTTTCGCTTGCCGCTCACCTCCCAGAACCAAGCCTCGCTACGCGAGTCTTGTCCCCAAGGGGTCACTATCCATAACGCAGATGCAAATGTAACACAGCTATTTCAAATTCTCAACGAACGAATTCAAAAGAGCTTCGCTGATATGTCTTTTGGACAACCGAAGGATTTCGGCGCAAGCCAAGGCTTCCTCTTTATTCAGCAAACCGTTCTCATTGGCAGCAATCAAGATGCCTATCGTTCCGGTAATACGGAGTTTCATCGTCGTGGCGACGTGCCTTGCACGAACTTCATCCACAATCAAAAGGTCACTCTTGTTTTCGTCGGAATAAACGATAGCTTCACTTTCGCCAAGATCCAAGCCAGTTACACGCATCAACATGCAAACTGCTTGGCTATTGCCAACAGACACTTTTTTGAAAAACTCACAGGATTTCACCTGTTCAGCTTCGTCCCAAAATTCCTGATTTGAAGTTAATTCTTCATAAACAGCCTCTGGAAGAAGGACTTCGCCAAACAATTTTCCAAGAATGTCAAGACGATTAATTTTAAGGAAAGAAATTATCGGAGTTGCATCAGATACGACAATCATCCTTACCTCTTGGAAAGGAGTTCCATAACGTTGGCAGCATCCTGCTCGGCTTCTTCCCAACTCTGATCGATATAGGGAATACCTTCGCTCCCATAAAGTTCAATTAGTTCCCATTTGGAGATACCCAAAATTTCGGCAGCACGACCATGGGAAAT is a genomic window containing:
- a CDS encoding UPF0175 family protein — its product is MPTVTMDIPEDIADLMVCDNKSDELRRNALLLYPFIKNETISHGRAAEILGISKWELIELYGSEGIPYIDQSWEEAEQDAANVMELLSKR